In Methylothermaceae bacteria B42, a single genomic region encodes these proteins:
- a CDS encoding flagellar hook-basal body protein FliE, with product MSQMDVNEVLAQMRVLQGQIKQKPEGEAPTTDFADLLKNSIETVNETQKQAGNLAKAFEAGESEASLAEVMVSLQKASVSFQAMVQVRNKLVEAYKDIMNMQM from the coding sequence ATGAGCCAAATGGATGTAAATGAAGTACTCGCCCAAATGCGGGTACTCCAGGGGCAAATCAAGCAAAAACCAGAGGGAGAGGCGCCCACGACGGATTTTGCTGATTTGCTCAAAAATTCCATCGAGACAGTGAACGAAACCCAAAAGCAGGCGGGTAATCTGGCCAAGGCATTTGAAGCCGGCGAATCGGAGGCCAGTTTGGCGGAAGTCATGGTGTCGTTGCAGAAAGCCAGTGTTTCTTTCCAGGCGATGGTGCAGGTGCGCAATAAGCTGGTGGAGGCCTATAAAGACATTATGAATATGCAAATGTAG
- a CDS encoding Fis family transcriptional regulator — protein sequence MAAYDILIVEDDPALREALEDTLSLAGYQLIHASDGTQALARLESHTVKLVISDIKMSPMDGVALLKKIKADYPHLPVLLMTAYGTIEQAVKAIQAGACDYLAKPFAADLLVDQVKRYLALSTQVRPDVVESPAMRQVYQLAARVAETDATVLILGESGTGKEVIARHLHQLSPRRQGPFVAINCAAIPDQMLEAELFGYEKGAFTGASQTTPGKFEMAQGGTLLLDEISEMNPALQAKLLRVIQEREVERLGGRKTYALDVRILATSNRNLKEEVAAGNFREDLYYRINVFPLNLPPLRKRREDIPVLAKVLLERHGRGKNLPQLTDAALKKLLAYHWPGNVRELENVIQRALILCREGRITPSDLLFDEEETQVDCLPEIDEKPSKMPARLEEGVRSVEERIILTTLKEENGSRQSTAKRLGISPRTLRYKIAKMREAGIAVPG from the coding sequence ATGGCAGCTTATGACATTCTGATTGTCGAAGACGATCCAGCGTTGCGGGAAGCCCTGGAAGACACACTGTCCCTGGCGGGTTACCAGCTGATCCATGCTTCAGACGGAACCCAGGCTTTAGCCAGGCTGGAAAGTCATACCGTAAAGCTGGTCATCAGCGATATCAAAATGTCCCCCATGGATGGCGTGGCTTTGTTGAAAAAGATAAAGGCGGACTATCCCCATCTTCCCGTTTTGTTGATGACCGCCTATGGCACCATTGAGCAAGCGGTCAAGGCGATTCAAGCGGGTGCTTGCGATTATCTGGCCAAGCCGTTTGCCGCTGATTTGCTGGTAGACCAGGTAAAGCGTTATCTGGCGCTATCCACCCAGGTGCGGCCTGATGTGGTTGAATCTCCCGCCATGCGCCAGGTGTATCAACTGGCGGCGAGGGTTGCGGAAACCGATGCCACAGTGTTGATTTTAGGCGAGTCGGGAACCGGCAAGGAGGTCATCGCCCGCCATCTGCATCAATTGTCACCGCGCCGCCAGGGGCCGTTTGTGGCCATCAATTGCGCGGCCATCCCTGACCAAATGCTGGAAGCGGAGTTATTTGGCTACGAGAAAGGCGCGTTTACCGGCGCCAGCCAAACCACGCCAGGTAAATTTGAAATGGCCCAGGGCGGCACGTTGCTGCTGGATGAAATTTCGGAAATGAATCCCGCCCTTCAGGCGAAATTATTGCGCGTCATCCAGGAACGGGAAGTGGAGCGATTGGGTGGGCGCAAAACCTATGCCTTGGATGTGCGGATTTTGGCGACTTCCAATCGTAATTTGAAAGAAGAAGTCGCCGCCGGCAATTTTCGCGAAGACTTGTATTACCGGATCAATGTGTTTCCCTTGAATCTGCCGCCCCTTCGAAAACGCCGGGAAGATATCCCGGTCCTGGCAAAAGTACTGTTGGAGCGGCATGGTAGAGGCAAAAATTTGCCGCAATTGACTGATGCCGCCTTGAAAAAACTGCTTGCCTATCATTGGCCTGGCAATGTGCGGGAATTGGAAAACGTGATTCAGCGGGCGTTGATTTTGTGCCGTGAAGGAAGGATTACCCCGAGCGATCTGTTGTTTGATGAAGAGGAGACCCAGGTGGATTGTTTGCCGGAAATAGACGAAAAACCGTCAAAAATGCCAGCCAGACTGGAAGAAGGGGTGCGTAGCGTGGAGGAGAGAATTATCTTGACAACCCTGAAGGAGGAAAATGGCAGCCGGCAATCAACGGCCAAGCGTTTAGGCATAAGCCCCCGGACGCTCCGTTACAAAATTGCCAAGATGCGCGAAGCCGGGATTGCCGTGCCTGGTTAG